The following are encoded in a window of Pseudalgibacter alginicilyticus genomic DNA:
- a CDS encoding translocation/assembly module TamB domain-containing protein, whose amino-acid sequence MIKSTDSKNAPKKKKHRALKIIARIILGILVLLFLILLFIRSPWGQNIIVNKAVAFVSNKTHTKIVLKKLFITFNGNIQLNGLYLEDTKGDTLVYSKSLEANVPLWTMMTGKGVGVDALYWEGLRANIIRKDTIDGYNFQFLIDAFASTDTTSVKTDSTSTPLKIILGNLNFKNLDIVFDDNVIGTNSQFKIGKLQADFDKTDLEQMFFETSKIELTDSNIKFIQKQVPKVADSSASKLPVLVIEKLKMNNVLADYKSFGDNIAAKANIQDFYAEIPSLNLVTNTFKLDDIRLKNSSFVLHTKSNPNLASHNPEETSNAFQWPEQKITVNNINFQNIAFSYFVDDEKANTGSLNPKAMVWTDLNFLANNIILKDKTAKLHIENTSIKENSGLDLKALSLSLSVSDQTLNLKNLKTALNNNNLEANLHLEYSALSSLMKAPETSKIDLNIPNFKIDINDIFLFQPELKKNAILDSLSSKPFTGNIKANGYLSKIRISSIKANWGNSTKFSANGNIQNATNTDSLQLNIPNFYAITKRSDISKFVNEKETGVRLPEDLKLTGEIKGALNNIYTNAVLNTSQGLAKLIGHLKNANDLEFTADVSIENYQLDDLLQNKQLGPLNTTIKAQGKGKNINTLNANLEATISNFKYNNYDVNDLKLIGNIKNGRGIITSNYKDSNLNADLNAKLILDSMAPEAHIKLNIIGANLQTLGIMQRDIKTSMNIQTDFKGNGTNYDITTEINDGVVVYDNKTYLLGRVNAMAHIRKDTTSVSIKNKLINMILQSNAEPQKFSKALRNHIASYFYRDQKISDRLSQPVHLKLRGHINQAPILNDVFLVNAKDLDTINLAIDFNEKARQLKANVEVPHINYSGMVLDSLAFSMDTDNEKFTFDIGFKNILAGPLNIPKTTIVGNQSNNKLDLNISAFRDNTQMMYVDANITGNREKLNLHVIPEKLILNNENWSIPANNELIFTDNKKLAFSNFKINKNEQSIEITDKLSNVSKNHIAITYTNFKISEILDYLNPKTKLATGILQGDFIIESPFQETGVLANLSVNQLKVMEVNLGTLKLDAKSLGGKSYDFNAKLKGGEINLDLKGGYIARQTGANLDLNLDINQFNMKALTGFSQSNISEADGTFSGNFKLTGTTEQPNYEGKLNFNNAYFKLSKFNTGFTLANETLNINNTGVSMNNFTISDVNKNTFALSGKIGTASFINPTFNLKLKANDFQFINATKEDNDFLYGKARFNADASILGDLQIPKVDMNVTVDSETDITYVLPSASVNIEERDGVVLFVNRENPDAILTQTEEKTATIKGFDITTSLKIGKEAAFTLLIDEETGDNFKVSGEGDFNFKMNPNGNMTLAGIYEVETGHYELNLYNLVNRKFNLESGSRVTWSGDPFDAKMDIKALYEVDASASTLMAPIYSNDNVSSNKFRQVLPFYVYLNIDGQLMEPKINFNLDMPEEDQGAIGGQVYGRVQQLNQQEDELNRQVFSLLVLNRFYPDSGSDGSTGGVASIARDNLNDAVSDQLNIFSDKLLGQTGFELDFGLDSYTDYQGNSPEDRTQLDIAAQKKLFNDRLIVRVGSEVDIQGSSSTDEETPLIGNVSIEYLLSENGRYRLKGFRKNEFENVIDGQTIVSGISVIFTQEFNKFRALWEALLTSKTEEEKQEEAKANKKAEESNKIREQKN is encoded by the coding sequence GTGATTAAAAGCACTGATTCTAAAAATGCTCCAAAAAAGAAGAAACACAGGGCTCTTAAAATAATTGCAAGGATTATTTTAGGAATCCTTGTATTGTTGTTTTTAATATTACTGTTTATTAGAAGCCCCTGGGGCCAAAATATTATTGTGAATAAGGCTGTTGCTTTTGTTTCCAATAAAACACACACCAAAATTGTCCTTAAAAAACTCTTTATCACTTTTAATGGCAATATCCAACTCAATGGGTTATACTTGGAAGACACTAAAGGAGACACCCTTGTTTACTCAAAATCTTTAGAAGCCAATGTACCACTTTGGACCATGATGACTGGTAAAGGTGTTGGTGTAGATGCGTTATATTGGGAAGGCTTACGAGCCAATATAATAAGAAAAGATACTATTGATGGTTATAATTTTCAGTTTTTAATAGATGCTTTTGCTTCTACAGACACTACAAGTGTAAAAACAGACTCAACCTCAACACCTTTAAAAATTATTTTAGGAAATCTGAATTTTAAAAACTTAGATATTGTTTTTGACGATAATGTAATTGGCACCAATAGTCAATTTAAAATAGGTAAGTTACAAGCAGACTTTGATAAAACCGATTTAGAACAGATGTTTTTTGAAACATCTAAAATAGAATTAACCGATTCTAATATTAAATTCATCCAAAAACAAGTTCCAAAAGTTGCCGATTCCTCGGCTTCCAAATTACCAGTTTTAGTCATTGAAAAACTGAAAATGAACAATGTGCTTGCAGATTATAAATCATTTGGAGATAATATAGCTGCTAAGGCAAATATCCAAGATTTTTATGCCGAAATACCAAGCCTAAATTTGGTAACTAATACATTTAAATTAGATGACATTCGTTTAAAAAATTCTTCCTTCGTACTACATACGAAATCCAATCCGAATTTAGCCTCACATAATCCTGAAGAAACCAGCAATGCTTTTCAATGGCCCGAACAAAAAATAACGGTTAACAACATCAATTTTCAAAATATAGCTTTTAGTTATTTTGTAGATGATGAAAAAGCTAACACAGGGTCTTTAAACCCTAAAGCCATGGTGTGGACCGATCTTAATTTTTTAGCAAATAATATCATTCTAAAAGATAAAACTGCCAAATTACATATTGAAAACACTTCAATCAAAGAAAATTCTGGTTTAGACTTAAAAGCCTTAAGCCTTTCTCTTAGTGTTTCAGATCAAACTTTAAATCTAAAAAATCTAAAAACAGCTCTCAACAATAACAACCTAGAAGCCAACTTGCATTTAGAATATTCAGCACTTTCCTCTTTGATGAAAGCGCCAGAAACATCAAAAATAGATTTAAATATTCCAAATTTTAAAATTGATATTAATGATATTTTTCTATTTCAACCTGAATTAAAAAAGAATGCAATACTTGACTCCTTAAGTTCTAAACCTTTTACTGGCAATATAAAAGCCAATGGCTACCTTTCTAAAATCAGAATTTCAAGCATAAAAGCCAATTGGGGCAACTCTACTAAATTTTCAGCCAATGGAAACATTCAAAATGCTACCAATACAGATAGTCTTCAACTTAATATTCCTAATTTTTATGCTATTACAAAACGTTCTGATATTTCAAAATTTGTAAATGAAAAAGAAACGGGTGTTCGCCTTCCTGAAGATCTAAAACTTACAGGTGAAATTAAAGGCGCATTAAACAATATATATACAAACGCCGTATTGAACACCTCTCAAGGACTTGCAAAATTAATAGGGCATCTTAAAAACGCTAACGACTTAGAGTTTACTGCCGATGTTTCAATAGAAAATTATCAATTGGATGACCTGTTGCAAAACAAACAATTAGGCCCATTAAATACAACTATAAAAGCTCAAGGCAAAGGCAAAAACATTAATACACTAAATGCTAATTTGGAAGCTACGATTTCTAACTTTAAATATAATAATTATGATGTTAATGATTTAAAATTAATAGGCAATATTAAAAATGGTAGAGGAATCATTACCTCAAATTATAAAGACTCAAACCTTAATGCAGATTTAAATGCAAAATTAATTTTGGATTCCATGGCTCCAGAAGCCCACATAAAATTAAATATTATTGGAGCTAATTTACAAACACTTGGTATCATGCAACGCGATATTAAAACAAGCATGAACATTCAAACCGACTTTAAAGGCAATGGTACCAATTATGATATTACCACAGAAATAAACGACGGGGTGGTGGTTTATGACAATAAAACATACCTTTTAGGCCGTGTAAATGCTATGGCACATATTCGAAAAGACACCACTTCTGTATCTATAAAAAACAAATTAATAAATATGATTTTACAATCAAATGCCGAACCCCAAAAATTCAGCAAAGCGTTACGAAATCATATAGCAAGCTATTTTTATCGCGACCAAAAAATTTCGGACCGTCTAAGCCAGCCTGTACACTTAAAATTACGCGGACATATCAATCAAGCTCCCATTTTAAATGATGTATTTTTAGTGAATGCCAAAGATTTAGATACCATCAACTTGGCAATAGATTTTAATGAAAAAGCACGCCAATTAAAAGCTAATGTTGAAGTTCCGCATATTAATTATAGTGGTATGGTATTAGACAGTCTTGCTTTTTCTATGGATACAGATAATGAAAAATTTACGTTTGACATTGGATTTAAAAACATACTTGCAGGACCTCTAAATATTCCAAAAACCACTATTGTGGGCAATCAATCTAACAATAAATTGGACTTAAATATTTCTGCATTTCGTGATAATACTCAAATGATGTATGTAGATGCAAACATTACAGGTAATCGCGAAAAATTGAATCTTCATGTAATACCTGAAAAATTAATTTTAAATAATGAAAATTGGTCCATTCCTGCTAACAATGAACTAATTTTTACAGATAACAAAAAGCTGGCATTCAGCAACTTCAAAATCAATAAAAATGAGCAATCTATTGAAATTACTGACAAATTATCCAATGTTTCAAAAAATCATATAGCCATTACTTATACTAACTTTAAAATAAGTGAAATTTTAGATTATTTAAATCCAAAAACAAAATTAGCAACAGGCATATTACAAGGTGATTTTATAATCGAATCTCCTTTTCAGGAAACAGGAGTTTTGGCTAATCTATCGGTTAATCAGTTAAAGGTTATGGAAGTAAATTTAGGCACCTTGAAGTTGGATGCCAAATCACTTGGTGGTAAAAGTTATGATTTTAATGCGAAATTAAAAGGTGGCGAAATTAATTTGGATTTAAAAGGAGGTTATATAGCCCGTCAAACAGGAGCCAATTTAGATTTAAACCTCGATATTAACCAGTTTAATATGAAAGCATTAACTGGATTTTCACAAAGCAATATTTCAGAAGCTGATGGTACATTTTCAGGAAATTTCAAATTAACAGGAACAACAGAACAACCAAATTATGAAGGGAAACTAAATTTTAATAATGCCTATTTTAAACTCTCCAAGTTCAATACAGGTTTTACATTGGCTAATGAAACTCTAAATATTAACAATACTGGCGTTTCCATGAATAATTTTACCATCAGTGATGTAAACAAAAATACCTTTGCTTTATCAGGTAAAATAGGCACGGCATCGTTTATCAATCCGACCTTCAATTTAAAGCTTAAAGCCAATGATTTCCAATTCATCAACGCTACAAAAGAAGATAATGATTTTCTATACGGTAAAGCACGTTTTAATGCAGATGCTAGCATTTTAGGCGACCTACAAATACCAAAAGTTGATATGAATGTTACTGTGGATTCTGAAACTGATATTACTTATGTATTACCTTCAGCCTCAGTAAATATTGAAGAACGCGATGGCGTTGTTCTTTTTGTAAATAGAGAAAATCCAGATGCTATTTTAACCCAAACTGAAGAAAAAACAGCCACTATCAAAGGCTTTGATATTACAACCTCTTTAAAAATAGGAAAAGAAGCTGCTTTTACACTCTTAATTGATGAGGAAACAGGTGATAACTTTAAGGTGTCAGGTGAAGGAGATTTTAATTTTAAAATGAACCCTAACGGAAATATGACACTTGCAGGTATATATGAAGTTGAAACGGGACATTATGAATTGAACTTATACAATTTAGTAAATAGAAAATTCAACTTGGAAAGCGGGAGTCGCGTGACTTGGTCAGGCGATCCATTTGATGCCAAAATGGATATTAAAGCGCTTTATGAGGTAGATGCCTCTGCATCTACTTTAATGGCTCCAATATATTCTAACGACAATGTGTCCAGCAACAAATTTCGTCAAGTACTTCCTTTTTATGTGTATTTGAATATTGATGGGCAATTAATGGAACCTAAAATAAATTTTAATCTGGATATGCCAGAGGAAGATCAAGGCGCCATAGGTGGACAGGTGTATGGAAGGGTACAACAACTCAATCAACAAGAAGATGAATTGAATAGACAAGTATTTTCTCTATTAGTTCTTAATCGCTTTTATCCAGATTCAGGAAGTGATGGTAGTACGGGAGGAGTGGCTTCTATAGCTCGTGATAATTTAAACGATGCCGTGTCTGACCAACTTAATATTTTTTCGGATAAATTATTAGGTCAAACAGGTTTTGAGCTTGACTTTGGTTTAGATAGTTATACTGATTATCAAGGCAACTCCCCAGAAGATCGCACCCAATTGGATATTGCTGCTCAAAAAAAACTATTCAATGACCGTTTAATTGTACGTGTAGGTAGTGAGGTTGATATTCAGGGTAGCAGTTCCACAGATGAAGAAACACCACTTATTGGCAATGTAAGTATTGAATATTTGCTTTCTGAAAATGGACGGTATCGATTAAAAGGGTTTAGAAAAAATGAATTTGAAAACGTTATTGATGGACAAACAATTGTCAGCGGAATTTCTGTAATTTTTACACAGGAATTTAATAAGTTTAGAGCGCTTTGGGAAGCTTTATTAACATCAAAAACCGAAGAAGAAAAGCAAGAAGAAGCAAAAGCAAACAAAAAAGCCGAAGAATCTAATAAAATACGTGAACAAAAAAACTAA
- a CDS encoding UDP-2,3-diacylglucosamine diphosphatase, producing MQIPKGKKIYFASDNHLGAPTKEASFPREKKFVAWLDKVKEDAAAIFLLGDMFDFWMEYKTVVPKGFTRTLGKLAEISDSGIPIYYFVGNHDLWMNGYFEDELNIPVFHQPKEFTFNNKTFFIGHGDGLGPGDKGYKRMKKVFTNPFCKWLFRWLHPDLGVRMAQHLSVKNKLISGDDDAKFLGEDNEWLVLYCKRKLESKHRDYFVFGHRHLPLNIDLNPKSKYINLGDWIQYFTYGIFDGNHFELKTFKE from the coding sequence ATGCAAATTCCAAAAGGAAAAAAAATATATTTCGCATCCGATAATCATCTTGGTGCACCTACAAAAGAAGCTTCTTTCCCTCGCGAAAAAAAGTTCGTGGCTTGGTTAGACAAAGTAAAAGAAGATGCTGCCGCCATTTTCTTGTTGGGTGATATGTTCGATTTTTGGATGGAATATAAAACTGTAGTCCCAAAAGGATTCACAAGAACCCTTGGTAAGCTCGCCGAAATATCAGATTCTGGCATTCCTATTTATTATTTTGTAGGCAATCATGACCTTTGGATGAATGGCTATTTTGAAGATGAACTAAACATTCCCGTTTTTCACCAACCCAAGGAATTTACTTTTAATAACAAAACCTTTTTTATTGGTCACGGCGATGGTTTAGGTCCCGGCGACAAAGGGTATAAACGCATGAAAAAAGTATTTACCAATCCGTTTTGCAAATGGTTATTCCGTTGGTTGCATCCAGATTTAGGTGTACGAATGGCACAACATTTGTCCGTAAAAAATAAACTTATTTCTGGCGATGATGATGCTAAATTCCTTGGTGAAGACAACGAATGGCTGGTGCTTTATTGCAAACGTAAATTAGAAAGTAAACACCGTGATTATTTTGTATTCGGCCACCGCCATCTACCCTTAAATATAGATCTCAATCCAAAATCCAAATACATCAATTTGGGAGATTGGATTCAATATTTTACTTACGGCATTTTTGACGGCAACCATTTTGAACTTAAAACATTCAAAGAATAA